Part of the Vitis vinifera cultivar Pinot Noir 40024 chromosome 13, ASM3070453v1 genome is shown below.
agtttaaaatctatttatttcaCAAATTTGTCTTTACATTTAATGACCATAATTTTTAACCAAAGTTATAAATATGACTTGAAAAGTATTGTATTGTAAAATTgtatataactttttaaaaatgcctattttaaattttatgttattgttattcttaaattattattatttgttgaaaagtatctcaaattcctattttatatatatttcatttggtAAAAGTATTCTATagagtattttttttagatttataagaaaaggcaaaaaggaaaatttattacaaggatttgatatttaaaaaaattttgaaggattttttgtgttttgctttaaatgaaaAGTCAATTTCATTTACTTAGCTGATTAAGTGATTTTTGATTAGAAATCAGTGTTACATGGTAATGACatatttattatcaaacatacttaaaaTTTGAGCCTGTCCAATTTTTTCACTTCtgcatgcttttttttttttttgattagaaacaaaatataaattatattaatgataataatagtaaaGGTACAAGAGAATGATGAGAGGtctttcccaaaaaaaaaacaaattttgatcaAAGTAAGAAAACACCCTTCTATCCAAAACTATATACAAAGATAACCCCTAACtatctcaaacttttgaatCACAAACCGCAAGCCAGTTGAGTTGTATAACACAAAAGAGGAACTCCTCTGAAAGCAACACTACAAGAGGCCATAGAGAGGAGTAGAAGTGAAGTAAATCCCATAATATCCCTTTTGATCTCcccttatcctaaaaaatcctagcatttctctctTACCACACAATTCACAATAAGACGAGacaagcaatttgccaaagtgtcttgcctttGATTGAATTCTCCAAACCCCTAAAAGTAATTATCATCATGTTTCCAATACTCCTCAGTGGAACCCAATCCAACCTTGCTATATTCAAGAACTTGTGCCATAGCCCAATAGTTAATCATCACTTTTgtatgcttttattttattttttatcaaacaccATATTACACTAGatgaatttattttcattcttagtctTGCAGTTCATGAATATACTGATAATGAAGTTCTCTAAATTTGTAATTCTTCTTGATTTGTAGATGGAGGTTACTATGTCAACCCCAGGTGTGTTTGAGGTTGTTTATATATGCAATAATCCCCAGTTTTTTCACTATAATTGACAATTAACATGAAAGCTTACATGCTTTCTTCTCCACTATACAGGTTTTACAGGAGCTGGTGCAGAATCATCCTAGAAAAGTCATAGGGGTAATCATTTTCACTACTTCTTTTGGTATTTTTTATGCCATTTTATATTTGTTCTAGTTATATTGGTGGACATGGAAACGGGAGTCTGGCTTTATGATTCTCCAGAATCTAGGCATCAGGACTCTTCTACCCTAGCTGGAGGTGTTTCTGTGTTTGAAATTTGGGAACATAGAATTTTGTGTTCTTGTTTACTTGCAAGAATCATATgcaattgttttcatttttctagcCATGTTTGAGcctaaaaaattgttaaattaatGAAGATAATAACAACTGCATAATAGATTCCTCACCAAAAAGGCATCCTTTACTGTTCTttgtttcttctccttctttcttCACATTAAGTAAATCAATAGAAAAGTACgttgcctataaaaaaagagagaaaaaaaaggctgAACATGCATGATGCATGTCCAGTCTACAGAGTTTAACAGGCTAATGGTTGAATTGTTAGACCAGACAAGTGCCTCCTGGTGTTCAAGTCATTTACTCAGCTCATCAAAACTGCATTCCAACTTCCAAGATTGTTCAGAAGTGGTTAACCATTGTGCAGGTTGGAACTGTTTTAAATGCTAAGGATGCCAAAACTGCCATAAATGCTGGAGCCAAATTCCTCATGAGTCCTGTAATTGTGAAGGCATGCTCTTGGAACTTAgaacttttgttttttctaaacATGCTTAATGATCACCAGGAGATTATGGATGATGTCCAAGGTGGTGAAGTTTTATATATACCTGGTGCAATGACCCCAACAGAAGTAAGGACATCTATGTAACTTTGTTTCTATACTTAAGTATTAAACATCCATAGTACATATTTTAATCcacctaatttatttttgtttttttgctgtTTTTGTTTTGGCCTTAACTAGTTTTTATAATGGAAATTGTAGAAGATCTTTTTCATGTGTTCATTCTATTTGAGCTTTGCATTTTTTACCTTGCTTCTCCCTCTAGATGGGCCTAACCAATATTTTGTGTGTCCTCAGATCTTCTCTGCATATAATGCTGGTGCCAAAATTGTCAAGGTGagacttatttttttttgattagaaatgaagagaaatatattaatagaaggaaagatacaggagaaagaaaagaaaaaagaaacaaaagaaaccactagaaggatgagaggtccttcctacacaatcTGAACAACAGAAAAAACACCCAACATTagctaaaaacaaagagaaacccccACAAACTCACACTTTTGAAGCGCAAACCTCACTCCAGTTGAGTTGTAACACAtctagaggaactcctctaaaagctgtAGAACAAGAAGCCCAAAGAGAGGAATAGAACAAAATCAAATCCCATAACGTCTCTTCCGATCTCCCCTTATCCTTAAAAATCCTATTGTTTCGCTCTTGCCACACTATCCAAaccaaagtaaggcaagcaacTTGCCAAAGAGTCTTGCCTCTTAAAGAGTTCgccaagcctttaaaagcaataaccaacatgtcctcaaaACTCTTGGAGGGACCCAATCCAACCTAGCTAGCTTGAACAACTTGTTCCAGAGTCCAATGGTaacaggacaatgaagaaaaaggtgatcaatcgactctccatttcctttgcaaagaatgcaccattgaggacagagggacttgtagggtcttctcaactgCAACTTATCATTGGTGTTCACCTTCCCATGAGCTACTAtccaagcgagggccttaacctttgaagggacttttgaactccacaaaaacttggccggaaggaacaaAATAGGATTAGAGACTTTtgacaaggccaagaaaaaagatttcactgaaaacaagCCTGATGAAGACAAAGACCATGCTCTAGAATCTGCCAAAGAAGGAGAGAAACGCACTGAACTGagggaggacattaatctctgaaggagatcaatttctgaatcgGTAAGATTGCGAcgaaaatttaaattccaagctaatggaaaggaattgccaaggacatttgaaacagtgaggtttttcacagaaataacTCTATAAAGATCAGCAAATTGCGAGCACAAAGATTGGTtaccccaccaaagatcttcctAAAAgcgaattctctccccattgcccaccaTTAGGCGAACAAAAGGGGAAAATtcctggaaaacttgagcaatagtcttccaaggacatctgtgtgaccatctaaccaccatgttggcgtcccatccattaggatgtgtcccatatatactcactataaccttatgccaaagaccactcctttctctagggaacctccaaagccatttccctaagagagcaatatttctcaaagaaatcttcccaaaacccaaacctccCAACTCCTTTAGTCTGCTAACAACCTCCCATCTAACaagatgatctttcttcccttcccctGCCCCAGACCATAGAAAATTTCtttgcatcttctcaatctttgaagcaATTGAAGCTGGGATTTTAAAGAGGGAGAGGAAGTAACTAGGGATGTGAGACAAACAAGACTGAATTAACGTAATCCTCCCTCCCAAAGACAAATAGGCCTTTTTCCAACCATCCAATCTTCtcgaaattctctcaaccaccgggtcccaaaagcctattgtctttgggttccctcccaaaggaagacctaaATAAGATAAAGGCCACTCAGACACTCTACAATAAAAAACCGAGGCCAGACTAGACAATAGCTCCTGCCTAGTGTTAATACCTGAAATGGTGCTTTtctctaagttgatttttaaaccagAAACTTGCCCgaaaaccaaaaggataatcttgaggttttgaagatgttccagagaggctttagagaaaaagataGTGTCATTTGCAAACTGTAACAAAGACACTCTTGTCCTATCCCTCCCCACAGAAAAACCCTCAGTAAGCCCAGTTTCCTCTGCTCTGAACAACAACCTACTTAGAACATCTGCCactaaagtaaaaaggaaaggacagagagggtctccttgtctcaaacctctagaagccttaacccaaccctttgcattcccattaactaggatTGCAAAACTAGAAGAAGACAAACAACCCCTTATCCATGATCTCCATTTCTGGCTGAACCCCTTCCTTTGAAGCACATGATCTAAGAAgccccaatccacatgatcataggccttctcaaaatcgattttgaaaacaattccttcctcccctgaccttcttttctcatccaccacttcattggctatcaacacAGCATCTAGAATGTGTCTCCCTTCAACAAAGGCTTCTTGAGAACCAGAGATTGTTTCATGAAGAACTTTGCGTAAACGCCCTGATAAGACCTTAGCAATTATCTTATACAAACTTGTAACCAAGCTAATGGGTCTATaatatgagattttaaaagATTTGACTTTTCTTAGGCACCAAAGCAATGAAGGTCGCATTTGTACTTTGGTTTATTACCCCATTGGTGTGGAACTCGAGAAACACCTTAATAAGATCCTCttttatcacatcccaacactcttgataaACTGCAATAGTAAAACCATCAGGACCAGGggccttttccttattcaattggaaaactACCATGCGAACCTCCTCTTCAGTAAAAGGCCTATCCAGCCAAACTCCACTCTCTCCAGAAATAGGGACCCAGTCAATATTCTTTGATGTTAAGCCTTTGAAATTGATACAGGCTGTGGCGAATTTTTATAGGTCCCAGGGGGGCAGATgtttagtttttataatttttatttttcagccTTAGCTAGTGTCTCAAATTCTATTCCTTTCTACCCaactaattttttgttgaaCTCAAAAGTCCCTTCTAAGGTTAGggcctttgcttggttagtggcTCATAAAAAGGTAAATTACCAATGACATGTTGCAGTTGAGAAGACCTTTCAAAGCCCTTAGCCCTAATTGGTACATCCTATGTAGAAGGAGTAGAGAGACAATTGATCATCTCTTCTTGCATTTTCCGATTACTCTAGGATTGTGGCATAAAATTTTTTCACAGGCTGGAATGGATTGGGTTTAGCCTAGCAGTATTTCCGATATGTTGGTGATCTCCTTCAAGTGTTTTGGGAATTCTATTACAGGTAAGACTTTTTG
Proteins encoded:
- the LOC104877879 gene encoding uncharacterized protein LOC104877879 isoform X5, producing MPSCPVANSVELALEAEGTALTGDISVDLQNFWYPYAQEKACWKKRWRLLCQPQVLQELVQNHPRKVIGVGTVLNAKDAKTAINAGAKFLMSPVIVKACSWNLELLFFLNMLNDHQEIMDDVQGGEVLYIPGAMTPTEIFSAYNAGAKIVKEKWCILNSSIC
- the LOC104877879 gene encoding uncharacterized protein LOC104877879 isoform X6 — encoded protein: MPSCPVANSVELALEAEGTALTGDISVMEVTMSTPGVFEVLQELVQNHPRKVIGVGTVLNAKDAKTAINAGAKFLMSPVIVKACSWNLELLFFLNMLNDHQEIMDDVQGGEVLYIPGAMTPTEIFSAYNAGAKIVKEKWCILNSSIC
- the LOC104877879 gene encoding uncharacterized protein LOC104877879 isoform X1 is translated as MALASFSFWRCHSLGFPTAAAPLFRVSCSSLKLNTTLTEINKAGVIPCLRARLPTELALEAEGTALTGDISVDLQNFWYPYAQEKACWKKRWRLLCQPQVLQELVQNHPRKVIGVGTVLNAKDAKTAINAGAKFLMSPVIVKACSWNLELLFFLNMLNDHQEIMDDVQGGEVLYIPGAMTPTEIFSAYNAGAKIVKEKWCILNSSIC
- the LOC104877879 gene encoding uncharacterized protein LOC104877879 isoform X3 translates to MALASFSFWRCHSLGFPTAAAPLFRVSCSSLKLNTTLTEINKAGVIPCLRARLPTELALEAEGTALTGDISVMEVTMSTPGVFEVLQELVQNHPRKVIGVGTVLNAKDAKTAINAGAKFLMSPVIVKACSWNLELLFFLNMLNDHQEIMDDVQGGEVLYIPGAMTPTEIFSAYNAGAKIVKEKWCILNSSIC